From a single Pseudalkalibacillus hwajinpoensis genomic region:
- the sdhA gene encoding succinate dehydrogenase flavoprotein subunit, whose protein sequence is MSKGKLVIVGGGLAGLMATIKAAEAGMNVDLLSIVPVKRSHSVCAQGGINGAVNTKGEGDSPWEHFDDTVYGGDFLANQPPVKAMCDAAPGIIHLMDRMGVMFNRTPEGLLDFRRFGGTQHHRTAFAGATTGQQLLYALDEQVRRHEVAGLVTKYEGWEFLSAILDDEGVCRGVVGENLTTSEIRSFEADAVIMATGGPGIIFGKSTNSVINTGSAAGALYQQGAIYSNGEFIQIHPTAIPGDDKLRLMSESARGEGGRVWTYKDGKPWYFLEEKYPAYGNLVPRDIATREIFDVCVSQKLGINGENMVYLDLSHKDSKELDVKLGGIIEIYEKFMGDDPRKVPMKIFPAVHYSMGGLWVDFNQQTNIPGLFAAGECDYSQHGGNRLGANSLLSSIYGGMVAGPNAVDYINGLETTVEDLSSTLFEKHQQEEQSKQDAILKMNGTENAYQIHKELGEWMTANVTVVRNNEKLKETDNKIQELMERYENININDTSKWSNQGASFTRQLSNMLQLARVITIGALNRNESRGAHYKPDFPERNDDEWLKTTMAKYDAVNNKPEFYYEEVDTSLITPRKRDYSKKKAGKN, encoded by the coding sequence AAAAGGAGAAGGGGATTCTCCATGGGAGCACTTTGATGATACAGTTTACGGAGGAGACTTCCTTGCAAATCAGCCTCCGGTAAAAGCAATGTGTGACGCTGCACCGGGGATCATACACTTGATGGACCGGATGGGTGTTATGTTTAATAGAACACCTGAAGGCCTGCTTGACTTTAGACGCTTTGGTGGTACACAGCATCACCGTACTGCGTTTGCAGGCGCAACGACAGGTCAGCAGCTTCTTTATGCACTTGACGAACAGGTTCGTCGTCATGAGGTAGCAGGCCTTGTAACAAAATATGAAGGCTGGGAATTCCTCTCTGCCATTCTTGATGACGAAGGTGTATGTCGTGGGGTTGTAGGTGAGAACCTTACAACTTCTGAAATTCGAAGTTTTGAAGCAGATGCTGTTATTATGGCAACCGGTGGACCAGGTATTATTTTTGGTAAGAGTACAAATTCCGTTATTAATACTGGTTCAGCTGCTGGAGCATTATATCAGCAAGGTGCGATCTATTCTAATGGTGAATTTATCCAAATTCACCCAACTGCCATACCTGGGGACGATAAATTAAGACTAATGAGTGAGTCGGCACGTGGAGAAGGTGGGCGTGTTTGGACATATAAAGACGGCAAGCCATGGTATTTCCTTGAGGAAAAATACCCTGCGTATGGAAACCTTGTTCCACGTGACATTGCAACTAGAGAAATTTTTGACGTTTGTGTTAGTCAAAAACTTGGTATTAACGGTGAGAACATGGTTTATCTTGATCTTTCACATAAAGATTCGAAAGAACTTGATGTAAAGCTTGGCGGAATTATTGAAATCTATGAAAAATTCATGGGTGATGATCCTCGAAAAGTTCCAATGAAGATATTCCCGGCAGTTCACTATTCTATGGGTGGTCTATGGGTTGATTTTAATCAACAAACCAATATTCCAGGGTTATTTGCAGCAGGAGAATGTGACTACTCTCAGCATGGTGGAAATCGTCTTGGAGCAAACTCACTTCTATCTTCTATCTATGGCGGAATGGTTGCGGGACCTAATGCAGTTGATTACATTAATGGGCTTGAAACGACAGTTGAAGATCTTTCATCAACGCTATTCGAGAAGCATCAGCAGGAAGAGCAGTCAAAGCAGGATGCTATTTTAAAAATGAATGGAACAGAGAATGCTTATCAAATCCATAAAGAGCTTGGCGAATGGATGACGGCTAATGTTACGGTTGTAAGAAATAACGAGAAACTTAAGGAAACAGATAATAAAATCCAGGAATTGATGGAACGTTACGAGAACATCAATATTAATGATACATCAAAATGGAGCAATCAGGGAGCGTCGTTTACACGTCAACTTTCAAATATGTTGCAGCTTGCACGAGTGATTACAATAGGCGCACTTAACCGCAATGAAAGCCGTGGCGCACATTACAAACCTGATTTTCCTGAGCGAAATGACGATGAATGGCTAAAAACAACAATGGCGAAATACGATGCAGTAAACAATAAACCAGAATTCTACTATGAAGAAGTTGATACATCATTAATTACACCTCGTAAACGTGATTATTCGAAGAAGAAAGCGGGGAAAAATTAA
- the sdhB gene encoding succinate dehydrogenase iron-sulfur subunit produces MSEERTVTLKIKRQDGPESSSYEETFTIPYRQNMNVISALMEIRRNPINAKGEKTTPVVWEMGCLEEVCGACSMVINGKPRQSCTALVDKLEQPIRLEPMTTFPVVRDLAVDRSRMFDALKKVKAWIPIDGTYDLGPGPRMPENKRQWAYELSKCMTCGVCLEACPNVNSRSEFIGPAAVSQVRLFNAHPTGAMNKEERLEGLMGDGGLANCGNSQNCVQSCPKGIPLTTSIAAMNRATSLQTFKNFFGSDH; encoded by the coding sequence ATGAGTGAAGAACGTACTGTTACACTAAAGATAAAAAGGCAGGATGGACCTGAATCCTCTTCATATGAAGAAACGTTTACAATTCCCTATCGTCAGAATATGAATGTGATCTCTGCTTTAATGGAGATTAGACGGAATCCGATTAATGCAAAAGGGGAAAAAACAACCCCAGTTGTTTGGGAAATGGGTTGTCTTGAAGAAGTATGTGGTGCGTGTTCAATGGTGATCAACGGAAAGCCAAGGCAATCGTGTACGGCGCTTGTCGATAAACTGGAACAGCCTATTCGTCTTGAGCCGATGACAACATTTCCTGTTGTCAGAGACCTTGCGGTGGATCGAAGCAGAATGTTCGATGCTCTGAAGAAGGTTAAAGCGTGGATTCCGATTGACGGTACGTATGATCTGGGTCCTGGACCAAGAATGCCAGAGAACAAGCGACAATGGGCTTATGAACTTTCAAAATGTATGACATGTGGTGTTTGTTTGGAAGCATGCCCTAACGTAAATAGTCGTTCAGAATTTATTGGACCTGCAGCTGTTTCACAGGTTCGACTGTTTAATGCTCATCCAACTGGTGCGATGAACAAAGAAGAACGTCTTGAAGGATTGATGGGGGATGGAGGACTAGCGAATTGCGGTAATTCACAAAACTGTGTGCAATCCTGTCCGAAAGGGATTCCACTTACAACGTCAATCGCTGCAATGAATAGAGCAACATCTCTACAAACATTTAAGAACTTCTTCGGAAGTGATCATTAA
- a CDS encoding helix-turn-helix domain-containing protein: MLKGNHYRPKPLLTKREREVFELLVQDKTTREIAEELFISEKTVRNHISNTMQKLGVKGRSQAVVELLRLGELEI; encoded by the coding sequence ATGTTGAAAGGTAACCACTACCGACCGAAGCCGCTATTAACAAAGAGAGAAAGAGAAGTATTTGAATTACTTGTACAGGACAAAACAACAAGAGAAATAGCAGAAGAGCTGTTTATTAGTGAAAAAACAGTTCGGAACCATATATCCAATACGATGCAAAAGCTGGGGGTAAAGGGGCGTTCCCAGGCTGTTGTCGAATTGCTTCGACTGGGAGAGTTAGAAATTTAG
- the glcT gene encoding glucose PTS transporter transcription antiterminator GlcT codes for MNGPFEIKKILNNNVVIALTERNNEVVLTGKGIGFNQQQGERLDESKVDKYFVLIDKHEQEQYKLLVPHLPESFIGIMNDAIAYIGEKLDADLDEHIHVSLTDHLSFAIKRLRQGMDVKNPFLIETQTMYPKEYTVAEEVIQLLNHKLDVALPEGEIGFVALHIHSAITNRSIGKLNKYSELINRLVMVIEESLTIQITRTGIDYLRLVRHLRHAIERSELNQPVEAHERLEKVLKEEYPLCYNLSWKLIRIMQKDLQTKFPDAESVYLTMHLQRLSPK; via the coding sequence ATGAATGGTCCATTTGAAATAAAAAAAATTCTAAATAATAATGTTGTGATTGCCCTTACAGAGCGGAATAATGAAGTTGTACTGACTGGAAAAGGGATTGGCTTCAATCAGCAACAGGGCGAGAGACTGGATGAGTCAAAAGTAGATAAATATTTTGTGCTGATCGATAAACATGAGCAAGAACAGTACAAGCTATTAGTCCCACATTTACCAGAATCTTTTATTGGTATTATGAACGATGCGATTGCATATATAGGAGAGAAATTGGATGCGGACTTAGATGAACACATTCATGTTTCCTTAACTGATCATCTTTCATTTGCGATTAAGAGACTTCGTCAGGGCATGGACGTTAAAAATCCATTCCTGATTGAAACGCAAACCATGTATCCTAAAGAATATACGGTTGCGGAGGAAGTTATTCAGTTACTAAATCACAAGCTTGATGTTGCCCTCCCAGAGGGTGAGATTGGTTTCGTGGCTCTTCACATTCACAGTGCGATAACGAATCGGAGTATTGGTAAGTTAAATAAATACTCTGAGTTAATTAACCGACTTGTTATGGTGATTGAAGAATCTCTAACTATACAAATAACTCGAACTGGAATTGATTATTTACGGCTCGTTCGCCATCTTCGACATGCGATAGAACGAAGTGAGCTCAATCAGCCTGTTGAAGCACATGAGCGATTAGAAAAAGTGTTGAAAGAGGAGTATCCACTGTGCTATAATCTCTCTTGGAAGTTGATTAGAATTATGCAGAAGGATCTTCAAACGAAATTTCCCGATGCAGAATCAGTCTATTTAACGATGCACTTGCAAAGGCTTTCTCCTAAATAA
- the ptsG gene encoding glucose-specific PTS transporter subunit IIBC has translation MFKQAFGVLQRVGKALMLPVAILPAAGLLLGFGNAFQNPTLLERLPILSAEWFQLLATVMEESGGIVFANLALLFAVGVAIGLSDGDGVAGIAAIVGFLVMNVTMGVLEGVSADQVAESASYANVLGIPTLQTGVFGGIIVGILASYMYKRYYNIQLPQYLGFFAGKRFVPIATAVSALILGVIMIFVWPPIQSGLNAFSHNMLDANPALAAFVFGVIERSLIPFGLHHIFYSPFWFEFGQYTNDAGEIIRGDQKIFFEQLKDGAELTAGTFMTGKFPFMMFGLPAAALAMYHEARPEKKAVVAGIMGSAALTSFLTGITEPLEFSFLFVAPVLFGIHAIFAGLSFMTMALLDVKIGMTFSGGVIDFLLFGVLQGRTAWWLVIPVGLALAVIYYFGFRFAIRKFNLMTPGREEDEEDEIADDGQENTALAYNVLQALGGESNITNLDACITRLRVSVADKGEVDKKRLKRLGASGVMEVGNNIQAIFGTQSDGLKGQIRDIISGKTPKPIQDQQKEEKPKESAGPKGEDHLIAPIEGKILPITEVPDQVFSGKMMGDGFAIEPTDGLIVAPVDGKIMNVFPTKHAIGIESVNGREILIHVGIDTVNLKGEGFEVFINEGDEIKQGQKLMKVDLAYIKENATSTITPIVFTNLEEGETIDLAKEGSVSREDKDIITISK, from the coding sequence ATGTTTAAACAGGCTTTTGGGGTTTTACAACGGGTAGGTAAAGCGCTAATGCTCCCAGTTGCAATTCTGCCAGCTGCAGGTTTGTTGCTCGGATTTGGTAACGCTTTTCAAAATCCAACCTTGCTCGAACGACTACCGATCTTGTCAGCTGAGTGGTTCCAGCTTCTTGCCACTGTTATGGAGGAATCTGGAGGTATTGTCTTTGCTAACCTTGCATTACTATTTGCGGTAGGGGTAGCAATTGGATTGTCAGATGGAGACGGAGTAGCAGGTATTGCTGCAATCGTCGGTTTCCTTGTAATGAACGTTACAATGGGTGTTCTTGAAGGCGTATCTGCTGATCAAGTAGCTGAAAGCGCATCATATGCCAATGTTCTTGGTATACCGACTCTACAGACAGGGGTATTTGGAGGAATTATCGTCGGTATTCTTGCCTCATATATGTATAAGCGGTATTATAATATTCAACTTCCTCAATATCTTGGCTTCTTTGCTGGGAAACGTTTTGTTCCAATCGCGACAGCGGTTTCAGCTTTGATACTTGGTGTGATCATGATATTTGTATGGCCTCCAATTCAATCTGGACTAAATGCTTTTTCACATAACATGCTTGATGCTAATCCAGCTCTTGCTGCATTTGTATTCGGTGTCATTGAACGATCTCTTATTCCATTCGGACTTCACCATATTTTCTATTCACCATTCTGGTTTGAATTTGGTCAATATACAAATGATGCTGGTGAAATTATTCGAGGAGATCAGAAGATTTTCTTTGAACAGTTGAAGGATGGAGCGGAACTTACTGCAGGTACATTTATGACTGGTAAATTCCCATTCATGATGTTTGGACTTCCAGCTGCAGCACTTGCTATGTACCACGAAGCACGCCCAGAGAAAAAAGCTGTGGTTGCTGGTATTATGGGTTCCGCAGCACTAACATCATTTTTAACAGGTATTACAGAACCACTTGAATTCTCATTCCTATTTGTAGCACCGGTTCTTTTTGGAATCCACGCTATTTTTGCAGGGCTTTCCTTTATGACAATGGCACTGCTTGATGTTAAAATTGGTATGACATTCTCAGGTGGCGTTATTGACTTTCTCCTTTTCGGGGTTCTCCAGGGTAGAACAGCCTGGTGGCTTGTTATTCCAGTAGGGTTAGCGCTTGCTGTAATCTATTACTTCGGTTTCAGGTTTGCAATTCGCAAATTCAATTTGATGACTCCGGGACGTGAAGAAGACGAAGAAGATGAGATCGCTGATGATGGTCAAGAGAATACTGCCTTAGCTTATAATGTTCTTCAAGCTCTTGGTGGAGAAAGCAATATTACGAATCTAGATGCTTGTATTACTCGACTCCGAGTATCCGTAGCGGATAAAGGCGAAGTTGACAAGAAGCGACTTAAACGTCTTGGCGCGTCAGGTGTTATGGAAGTAGGTAACAACATTCAAGCTATTTTTGGGACGCAGTCCGATGGTTTGAAAGGACAAATTAGAGATATTATTAGTGGCAAAACACCAAAGCCGATTCAGGATCAGCAAAAAGAAGAGAAGCCTAAAGAATCAGCAGGTCCTAAAGGCGAGGATCATCTTATTGCACCGATTGAAGGAAAGATTTTACCGATCACAGAAGTACCTGATCAGGTATTCTCTGGAAAGATGATGGGAGACGGCTTTGCGATTGAACCAACTGATGGCTTGATTGTCGCACCAGTTGATGGCAAAATAATGAATGTGTTCCCGACAAAGCACGCAATTGGTATTGAGTCCGTTAATGGTCGCGAAATTCTCATTCATGTTGGTATTGACACGGTAAACCTCAAAGGAGAAGGTTTTGAGGTATTTATCAATGAAGGCGATGAAATTAAGCAGGGACAGAAGCTGATGAAAGTTGATTTAGCTTATATTAAAGAAAATGCAACTTCAACAATCACGCCTATCGTTTTCACAAACCTTGAAGAAGGAGAGACAATTGACCTGGCAAAAGAAGGTTCTGTTTCTCGGGAAGACAAAGATATTATTACAATATCCAAATAA
- a CDS encoding phosphocarrier protein HPr, giving the protein MAEKNFTVTSESGIHARPATALVNKAGQYSSDVALEYNGKSVNLKSIMGVMSLGIQQNSEITIKAEGSDADDAIAGLTEVMENEGLGK; this is encoded by the coding sequence ATGGCAGAGAAAAATTTCACAGTAACAAGCGAATCAGGAATTCATGCACGTCCAGCAACAGCACTAGTTAACAAAGCTGGTCAATATAGCTCAGACGTAGCTCTTGAATATAACGGTAAATCAGTAAACCTTAAGTCAATCATGGGTGTTATGAGCCTTGGTATTCAACAAAACTCTGAAATCACAATCAAAGCAGAAGGATCAGATGCTGACGATGCGATTGCGGGACTAACTGAAGTTATGGAAAACGAAGGTCTGGGCAAGTAA
- the ptsP gene encoding phosphoenolpyruvate--protein phosphotransferase has product MSIQLTGIGASAGIAIAKAFVLENPALEIEKSSITDAGAEIERFEAAVHRAKEELEVIKNHANEQLGEDKAAIFAAHLLVLSDPELLNAVKDKVNNEKVNAESAMSDVSNMFISMFENMDNEYMKERAADIRDVSKRVLAHLLGVTFTSPGAITDEVIVLAEDLTPSDTAQLNKQFVKGFATDIGGRTSHSAIMARSMEIPAVVGTKTVTSEKVEGKLIIIDGIDGEVIVDPSEEEVAHYTKKKEDFEAKKQEWAKLVNEPTTTKDEKHVELAANIGTPEDVKGVLENGGEGVGLYRTEFLYMGRNELPSEEEQFNAYKEVLQKMEGKPVVIRTLDIGGDKELPYLNLPKEMNPFLGFRAIRLCLEETEIFRTQLRALLRASVHGNLKVMFPMIATVGEFRQAKEMLLSVKEELIGEGVEVSDDIEIGMMVEIPATAAMADVFAKEVDFFSVGTNDLIQYTMAADRMNEKVSYLYQPYNPAILRLVKMVIDAAHKEGKWAGMCGEMAGDQIAIPILLGLGLDEFSMSATSILPARSQMTKLSKEEIASHIDHILTLATNEEVIAYVQEHFATEEL; this is encoded by the coding sequence ATGTCTATCCAATTAACTGGGATTGGCGCTTCTGCGGGGATTGCGATTGCAAAAGCATTCGTTCTCGAAAATCCTGCACTTGAAATTGAAAAATCTTCAATTACCGATGCAGGTGCTGAGATCGAACGTTTTGAAGCAGCGGTTCACCGTGCTAAAGAAGAACTTGAAGTTATTAAAAATCATGCCAATGAACAGCTCGGGGAAGATAAAGCAGCGATTTTCGCTGCTCATCTTCTCGTTTTATCTGATCCAGAGTTGTTGAATGCAGTAAAAGATAAAGTGAATAATGAAAAAGTTAATGCTGAAAGTGCAATGAGCGATGTTTCAAATATGTTTATTAGCATGTTTGAGAACATGGATAACGAGTACATGAAAGAACGTGCTGCTGATATCCGTGACGTATCCAAGCGTGTCCTTGCACATTTACTTGGTGTTACATTTACTTCTCCAGGAGCGATTACGGATGAAGTGATTGTTCTTGCCGAAGATTTGACGCCATCTGACACTGCACAACTTAACAAGCAGTTTGTTAAAGGATTTGCAACTGATATTGGCGGTAGAACATCTCACTCAGCTATCATGGCCCGTTCAATGGAAATTCCAGCAGTCGTTGGAACGAAAACAGTTACTTCAGAAAAAGTGGAAGGTAAACTGATTATTATTGACGGCATTGATGGCGAAGTAATTGTTGATCCTTCTGAAGAAGAAGTGGCTCATTATACTAAGAAAAAGGAAGATTTCGAAGCCAAAAAGCAAGAATGGGCCAAGCTTGTTAACGAGCCAACAACGACTAAAGACGAGAAACACGTTGAGCTTGCTGCAAACATCGGAACTCCTGAAGATGTGAAAGGTGTACTTGAGAACGGTGGAGAAGGAGTAGGTCTTTACCGTACAGAATTCCTTTATATGGGTAGAAATGAGTTGCCTTCAGAAGAAGAACAGTTTAATGCATATAAAGAAGTCCTTCAGAAAATGGAAGGAAAGCCGGTTGTCATCAGAACGCTTGATATCGGTGGAGATAAAGAACTACCATACTTAAACCTTCCAAAAGAAATGAATCCATTTCTAGGTTTCCGTGCGATTCGTCTTTGCCTGGAAGAAACTGAAATTTTCCGTACTCAACTTCGGGCTCTTCTTCGCGCAAGCGTACATGGTAACTTAAAAGTCATGTTCCCTATGATTGCGACGGTTGGAGAATTCCGTCAGGCGAAAGAGATGCTTCTTTCTGTCAAGGAAGAGCTAATTGGGGAAGGAGTTGAAGTTTCAGACGACATTGAAATTGGTATGATGGTTGAAATTCCAGCGACGGCTGCCATGGCAGACGTTTTTGCTAAAGAAGTTGACTTCTTTAGTGTTGGAACAAATGATCTTATCCAGTATACAATGGCGGCTGATCGGATGAACGAGAAAGTTTCTTATCTTTACCAGCCATATAACCCTGCTATCCTGCGACTTGTGAAAATGGTTATTGACGCAGCTCATAAAGAAGGCAAGTGGGCAGGTATGTGTGGAGAAATGGCAGGCGACCAAATTGCAATCCCAATTTTGCTTGGGCTCGGGCTGGATGAGTTCAGTATGAGTGCAACATCCATTCTGCCAGCTAGAAGCCAGATGACAAAGCTATCTAAAGAAGAAATCGCTTCTCATATTGATCATATACTTACGCTCGCTACGAACGAAGAAGTGATCGCTTATGTACAAGAGCATTTTGCAACGGAAGAGCTATAG
- a CDS encoding MarR family winged helix-turn-helix transcriptional regulator: MPEELTREPASIVDIEKSLRMVAGIIKQHGRELLSEFSITPPQFLALQWLSEHGDLTIGELSNKMYLACSTTTDLVDRMEKTDLVKRVKDPHDRRVVRIHILDKGNDIIKKVIHKRQVYLENITQRFSGDQVKALEESLHLLYDEMKKN, encoded by the coding sequence ATGCCTGAAGAATTAACGAGAGAACCAGCGTCAATTGTTGATATAGAGAAATCACTCCGTATGGTAGCAGGTATTATTAAACAACACGGGCGTGAACTTCTTAGCGAATTTTCAATTACACCTCCTCAATTTCTTGCGCTCCAATGGCTTTCTGAACATGGTGATTTAACCATTGGTGAACTTTCTAATAAAATGTACCTTGCTTGCAGTACAACGACGGACCTTGTTGATCGTATGGAAAAAACTGATTTAGTTAAAAGGGTAAAAGACCCACATGATCGACGTGTGGTTCGAATTCATATATTGGATAAGGGAAATGACATTATTAAAAAAGTTATTCACAAAAGACAGGTCTATTTGGAAAACATCACACAAAGATTTTCTGGTGATCAAGTAAAAGCTCTTGAAGAAAGTTTGCATTTACTTTACGACGAAATGAAAAAGAACTAA
- the racE gene encoding glutamate racemase has product MKKPIGIIDSGVGGLTVAREIMRQLPKEEIVYLGDTARCPYGPRSATEVRQYTWEMTNYLLEQYQIKMLIIACNTATAVVLKEIQEQLDIPVRGVILPGARSAIKETTNRNIGVIGTLGTVKSGAYEHSLKAINNEIKVESLACPPFVPLVETGNLNSKETYEIVSSTLSPLFNKGIDTLILGCTHYPLLEPVIQSVMGKETAIICSGDETAYEVSGILEYSSLLYIGDEKPSHTFLTTGSIDNFSKIASHWLDYPVLTVKQIKL; this is encoded by the coding sequence TTGAAGAAACCGATAGGGATTATTGATTCAGGAGTAGGGGGATTAACTGTTGCAAGAGAAATCATGCGGCAGCTGCCAAAGGAAGAGATTGTTTACCTTGGGGATACAGCAAGATGTCCGTACGGTCCAAGGTCAGCAACAGAGGTCAGGCAGTATACCTGGGAGATGACAAACTACCTTCTGGAGCAATACCAAATTAAAATGCTGATCATCGCTTGTAATACAGCGACAGCAGTTGTATTAAAAGAAATTCAGGAACAACTCGATATTCCTGTACGAGGTGTGATCCTTCCAGGTGCAAGAAGTGCCATTAAGGAAACAACGAACAGAAATATTGGTGTAATAGGCACGTTAGGAACAGTTAAGAGTGGAGCTTATGAGCATTCACTTAAAGCAATAAATAATGAGATAAAAGTAGAAAGTCTTGCTTGCCCACCCTTTGTCCCCCTTGTGGAGACAGGAAACCTTAATAGTAAGGAAACATATGAAATTGTTAGTTCTACTCTTTCTCCATTATTTAATAAAGGGATTGATACGCTCATACTAGGATGTACCCATTATCCTTTATTGGAACCTGTCATCCAGTCTGTAATGGGAAAAGAAACAGCGATTATTTGCTCGGGTGATGAGACGGCTTATGAGGTGAGTGGTATTTTAGAATACAGCTCCCTTCTCTACATTGGTGATGAGAAACCTTCCCATACCTTTTTGACCACTGGATCAATCGATAATTTCTCGAAGATCGCCAGTCACTGGCTTGATTATCCAGTTCTAACCGTAAAACAAATTAAACTCTAG
- a CDS encoding GerMN domain-containing protein: MRLRGIGFTLLLLSCILTISGCGFGFEKSLKEIDPPKVDYVEEGEQSDGEETEAVGEESSSEEATEDQSADATTGVTTRQLYLLDANGMVVPQSFQLPAVESAAKQALEYLVVDGPITEMLPNGFQAVLPAGTVVNGIDQMDDTLVVDFSKEFGDYAAENEKQILEAVTWTLTQFDGVEKVKIQINGYDQMEMPVNGTPIGDSFSRSNGINHEMGNVVDVSNSTDVTVYFMAQSEDYAYYVPVTKRMEGVSDDVSGVLKGLMEGPPVHSGLFSQFSKDLKLLNADQEDGLLTLEFNEAILTGAEDKVLQQELLKSLVLSLTEQKDVSEVAITVDGHSELVDEAGNVLSEPVSRPVDVNKVGF; the protein is encoded by the coding sequence ATGCGTTTACGCGGGATTGGATTCACGTTATTGTTGCTTTCATGCATACTGACAATATCAGGGTGTGGGTTTGGTTTTGAAAAATCATTGAAAGAAATCGATCCTCCTAAGGTCGATTATGTTGAAGAAGGTGAGCAATCGGATGGGGAAGAGACGGAGGCTGTAGGGGAGGAAAGTAGCTCAGAAGAAGCGACCGAGGATCAATCTGCTGATGCTACGACAGGGGTGACCACTCGCCAGCTTTATCTGCTTGACGCAAATGGCATGGTTGTACCACAAAGTTTCCAGCTTCCTGCTGTTGAAAGTGCTGCTAAACAGGCTCTAGAGTACCTTGTTGTAGATGGACCTATTACCGAAATGCTTCCTAATGGTTTTCAAGCAGTATTGCCAGCCGGAACAGTTGTGAATGGAATTGATCAGATGGATGATACGCTAGTAGTTGATTTTTCTAAAGAGTTCGGGGATTATGCAGCTGAAAACGAAAAGCAAATTCTTGAAGCGGTAACGTGGACGCTAACTCAATTTGATGGGGTAGAAAAGGTTAAAATACAAATTAATGGCTATGATCAAATGGAAATGCCAGTGAATGGCACACCGATTGGGGACAGCTTTAGTCGATCAAATGGTATTAATCACGAAATGGGTAATGTAGTTGACGTTTCAAACAGTACTGATGTTACGGTGTACTTTATGGCACAAAGTGAGGATTATGCTTATTATGTACCAGTGACGAAACGGATGGAGGGGGTATCTGATGATGTTAGCGGCGTATTAAAAGGGTTGATGGAAGGTCCGCCTGTTCACTCCGGGTTGTTCAGTCAATTTTCAAAAGATCTTAAACTTCTCAATGCAGATCAGGAAGATGGTCTGTTAACGCTCGAATTTAATGAGGCCATTTTAACAGGAGCTGAAGACAAAGTTCTCCAGCAGGAGTTATTGAAAAGTTTAGTTCTCTCATTAACTGAACAAAAAGATGTAAGCGAAGTGGCGATTACAGTGGACGGTCACTCAGAACTGGTTGATGAAGCCGGGAACGTTCTCTCAGAGCCTGTTTCAAGGCCAGTGGATGTGAACAAAGTAGGTTTTTAA
- the rph gene encoding ribonuclease PH, whose amino-acid sequence MRVNGREVNELREIHIEKDYIKHPEGSVLISVGDTKVICSASIEERVPPFMRGQGKGWIAAEYAMLPRATEQRNIRESSKGKVAGRTMEIQRLIGRALRTVVDLEALGERTIWIDCDVIQADGGTRTASITGAFIALALAVEKGLTRKQFKKMPLTDFLAATSVGIDKNGEAILDLCYKEDSSAQVDMNIVMTSAGKFVELQGTGEEATFSMDQLNNMLSLGKEGVEQLIQKQKEVIGEFATTIKGDKPKNA is encoded by the coding sequence ATGAGAGTTAACGGACGTGAAGTTAATGAATTGCGAGAGATACATATTGAAAAAGATTATATTAAACATCCTGAAGGTTCTGTATTAATATCAGTAGGCGATACAAAGGTTATTTGCTCTGCTTCGATTGAAGAACGTGTGCCACCATTTATGAGAGGGCAGGGAAAGGGATGGATTGCTGCTGAATACGCAATGCTTCCGAGGGCTACAGAACAGAGGAATATTCGCGAATCCAGTAAAGGAAAAGTAGCGGGGAGAACGATGGAAATCCAACGGTTGATTGGGAGAGCTCTCCGAACCGTTGTCGACCTAGAAGCCCTTGGGGAACGCACAATTTGGATTGATTGTGATGTGATTCAGGCGGATGGAGGCACTAGGACTGCCTCGATCACAGGTGCTTTTATTGCTCTTGCGCTTGCGGTTGAAAAGGGTTTAACTAGAAAGCAGTTCAAAAAGATGCCGCTGACTGACTTTCTAGCAGCAACCTCTGTTGGAATTGATAAAAATGGAGAAGCGATCCTTGATTTGTGTTACAAAGAAGATTCATCTGCACAGGTTGATATGAATATTGTTATGACAAGTGCAGGGAAATTCGTTGAATTACAGGGGACTGGTGAGGAAGCAACTTTCTCAATGGACCAATTGAATAACATGCTCTCTCTTGGAAAAGAAGGGGTAGAACAATTGATTCAAAAGCAAAAGGAAGTCATAGGTGAATTTGCTACGACGATCAAGGGGGATAAACCCAAAAATGCGTAA